From Saprospiraceae bacterium, one genomic window encodes:
- the polA gene encoding DNA polymerase I — MKKLYLLDGHALVYRAHYAFIGRPLLNSKGLNTGAISGFTRTLWDIINNEKPSHIAVAFDLHGPTFRHQDYPEYKANREAQPEDITVALPYIEEIVKAFNIPIVTAESYEADDVIGTIAKQAAREGFEVYMVTPDKDYGQLVEEHIFMYKPSRQGNGIDKLGPKEITESWGIKRVDQVIDMLGLMGDSVDNIPGIPGVGEKTAAKLLQEYDTVENLLQNKDLLAGKLKEKVDQYAHLAILSKKLATIDINAPVVFDEKAYRIEGANKERLAELFRELEFRTLAQAVLGEKPSTAGKLLFDEEAKEEKPETAVKEYRIADHDIHTTPHQYHLVQTESEVKQLLSLLEKAEVISFDTETTGIDPTQAQLVGMSFSVKPAEAYYLPVSADQEEAQKIVDQFKFVLENKHKKWIGQNIKFDMLMMRQYGVELPAPAFDTMIAHYLVEPDQRHKLDYLSESYLNYKMVPIEDLIGKKGASQKSMRDVPLDQIKEYAAEDADVVVRLYPLLQEELKKNEITSVAENIEMPLVKVLCDMEHEGVRIDPGFLNAYSKTLETQILGAEKLIYEQAGVKFNIASPKQVGDVLFEKMKIPYRWRKTGTNQYSTDEEILNELSAEYDLVKTILEFRKLSKLKSTYVDALPTMVNPKTGRVHSSFNQARAATGRLASENPNLQNIPIKDEAGREIRKSFLPRNPNHVLLSADYSQIELRLIADMSGEEAMLDAFIKGQDIHRATAAKVYGVPYDEVTSDQRRNAKTVNFSILYGAGATNISRQLGINRTEAKELIDQYYKTYSGLRNYMNSLVENARTHGYVSTLMGRRRILRDINSKNALARSNAERVAINTPIQGTAADLIKIAMIHIHQKIKENKMSSKMILQVHDELVFDVSKPESDQLKEIVLHEMKNAIPGLKVPLEVGIGFGENWLEAH, encoded by the coding sequence ATGAAAAAACTCTATTTGTTGGATGGACACGCCCTGGTGTACAGAGCCCATTATGCATTCATCGGCCGTCCCCTTCTCAATTCAAAAGGCCTGAACACAGGTGCCATTTCTGGATTTACCAGGACGCTCTGGGACATCATCAACAACGAAAAACCCAGTCACATTGCGGTTGCCTTTGATTTGCACGGTCCTACTTTCAGGCATCAGGATTATCCGGAATACAAAGCCAACCGGGAAGCTCAACCAGAAGACATCACGGTCGCACTGCCCTACATCGAGGAAATCGTCAAGGCCTTTAATATACCCATTGTCACTGCTGAGTCTTACGAAGCCGATGATGTGATAGGCACCATCGCCAAACAGGCAGCCAGAGAGGGTTTTGAAGTGTATATGGTGACCCCGGACAAGGATTATGGCCAATTGGTCGAGGAGCATATTTTTATGTACAAACCCTCCAGACAAGGCAACGGCATCGACAAATTGGGGCCCAAGGAAATTACCGAATCCTGGGGCATCAAAAGAGTCGATCAAGTCATCGATATGCTCGGTCTGATGGGCGACTCAGTGGACAATATTCCTGGAATACCCGGGGTAGGTGAAAAAACTGCGGCCAAATTGTTGCAGGAATACGATACCGTCGAGAATCTTCTCCAAAACAAAGATCTGCTGGCCGGCAAATTAAAGGAGAAAGTGGATCAGTACGCCCATCTCGCCATTCTCAGTAAAAAATTGGCCACCATCGACATCAACGCACCGGTGGTCTTTGATGAAAAAGCCTACCGCATCGAAGGTGCCAACAAAGAGAGGCTTGCCGAACTGTTCAGAGAATTGGAATTTCGTACTTTGGCTCAGGCGGTATTGGGCGAAAAGCCCAGCACTGCGGGCAAATTGCTCTTTGATGAGGAAGCCAAGGAAGAAAAACCTGAGACAGCAGTCAAAGAATACAGAATTGCAGACCACGATATCCATACCACCCCACACCAATACCATCTGGTACAAACCGAATCTGAAGTAAAGCAACTTTTGTCCCTATTGGAAAAAGCGGAGGTGATTTCTTTCGACACAGAAACCACGGGTATCGATCCCACCCAAGCACAGCTGGTTGGAATGTCTTTTTCTGTTAAGCCGGCCGAAGCCTATTATCTGCCGGTTTCAGCTGATCAGGAAGAAGCTCAAAAAATCGTGGATCAATTTAAATTCGTTCTAGAAAACAAGCATAAAAAATGGATTGGACAGAACATCAAATTTGACATGCTGATGATGCGACAGTATGGAGTCGAATTGCCTGCACCTGCTTTTGATACCATGATCGCACATTATCTCGTCGAACCCGATCAAAGACACAAACTCGATTATTTGTCTGAATCCTATCTGAACTACAAAATGGTGCCGATCGAAGATCTGATTGGCAAAAAAGGGGCTTCCCAAAAATCCATGCGGGATGTCCCCCTGGATCAAATAAAAGAATACGCTGCGGAAGATGCGGATGTGGTAGTCCGGTTGTATCCCTTGTTGCAGGAAGAATTAAAAAAGAATGAAATTACTTCGGTAGCTGAGAATATTGAAATGCCCCTTGTCAAAGTCCTGTGCGACATGGAACACGAAGGCGTAAGGATTGATCCGGGATTTTTAAATGCTTACAGCAAAACCCTCGAAACCCAGATTTTGGGTGCAGAAAAACTGATTTACGAACAAGCAGGTGTAAAATTTAACATCGCAAGTCCCAAGCAGGTAGGCGACGTCTTATTTGAGAAAATGAAAATTCCCTATCGCTGGCGAAAGACCGGAACCAATCAATACAGCACCGACGAAGAAATCCTCAACGAACTTTCTGCGGAATACGATTTGGTCAAGACCATTCTTGAGTTTCGGAAATTGTCCAAATTAAAATCGACCTATGTCGATGCGCTTCCCACCATGGTCAACCCCAAAACCGGAAGGGTACACAGTTCGTTCAATCAGGCCAGGGCAGCCACAGGAAGACTCGCTTCCGAAAACCCCAATTTGCAAAACATCCCCATCAAAGATGAAGCAGGAAGGGAGATTCGCAAATCATTTTTGCCCAGAAATCCAAACCATGTTTTATTGTCTGCAGATTATAGTCAGATTGAGCTTCGCCTCATTGCCGACATGAGTGGAGAAGAAGCCATGCTGGATGCATTTATCAAGGGTCAGGACATTCATCGCGCAACCGCAGCCAAAGTGTATGGCGTGCCTTATGATGAAGTGACTTCAGACCAGAGACGCAATGCAAAGACGGTCAATTTTTCCATCCTGTACGGAGCAGGTGCGACCAATATTTCCAGGCAACTTGGCATTAACAGAACTGAGGCAAAGGAATTGATTGATCAATACTACAAAACCTATTCCGGATTGCGCAATTACATGAATAGTTTGGTTGAAAATGCGCGAACTCACGGATATGTGAGTACTTTGATGGGCCGAAGAAGAATCCTGAGGGACATCAATTCTAAAAATGCTTTGGCGCGCAGCAATGCAGAAAGAGTTGCGATCAACACTCCCATTCAGGGCACTGCCGCAGACCTTATAAAAATAGCAATGATCCACATTCATCAGAAGATCAAAGAAAATAAAATGAGCAGCAAAATGATTCTCCAGGTGCACGATGAATTGGTTTTCGATGTGAGCAAACCGGAATCCGACCAACTGAAGGAAATTGTACTGCACGAAATGAAAAATGCCATTCCGGGTCTTAAAGTACCTCTGGAAGTAGGCATTGGATTCGGAGAAAATTGGCTGGAAGCCCATTAA
- a CDS encoding T9SS type A sorting domain-containing protein, whose protein sequence is MNKMITLIFFTWCIALESQSTIKYNFSHRMESYLSIESTGINVTEDFVWDDELFFAPLDFTLNFMGESADGLLGVTNGWFVHPDALMDDFPESVIFLYADYMDLGMNTAEGEPLSPIYVQNTGTVGERVAIVEYNNAGFYTDDPTINDFVNFQFRFYEKDNAIEMHFGPSELNNIQEIFGFFPGPLVSLAYNTSFDTITEDIHLDTFLYVSGNPDSFSAIHSNTATDLNTPGIYFNGWPKENQVFRFTPGMVIANRDVEDTEWNVFPNPFQDKLVLRCNVSIPNTSELQLTNSLGQNIEISTRNISDRMIEIKTDQQLPSGMYLLSALSTNGMVSMSVIKK, encoded by the coding sequence ATGAATAAAATGATTACCCTTATATTTTTTACATGGTGCATTGCATTGGAATCACAGAGTACCATAAAGTATAATTTCAGCCATCGAATGGAATCTTACCTTTCTATCGAATCGACAGGAATCAATGTCACCGAAGATTTTGTTTGGGATGATGAATTATTTTTTGCTCCGCTCGATTTTACTTTAAATTTTATGGGTGAATCTGCTGATGGACTCTTAGGAGTCACGAATGGCTGGTTTGTTCATCCTGATGCCTTGATGGATGATTTTCCAGAGTCAGTGATTTTCTTATACGCCGATTATATGGATTTGGGGATGAATACTGCAGAAGGAGAGCCATTGTCACCGATTTACGTACAAAATACCGGAACCGTTGGAGAGCGTGTGGCGATCGTGGAATACAACAATGCGGGTTTTTACACGGACGATCCAACGATCAATGATTTTGTCAACTTCCAATTTAGGTTTTATGAGAAAGACAATGCCATAGAAATGCATTTTGGACCATCTGAATTAAACAATATTCAGGAAATATTTGGATTCTTTCCTGGTCCGTTGGTGTCTTTGGCTTATAATACCAGTTTTGATACAATCACGGAAGATATTCATTTGGATACTTTTCTATATGTGAGTGGCAATCCAGATAGTTTCAGTGCGATTCATTCCAATACGGCTACTGATTTAAATACACCCGGTATCTATTTCAATGGATGGCCTAAGGAGAATCAGGTGTTTAGATTTACACCTGGTATGGTGATTGCAAACAGAGATGTTGAAGATACGGAGTGGAATGTTTTTCCGAATCCATTTCAGGATAAATTGGTACTTCGATGTAATGTTTCAATTCCCAATACTTCTGAGCTTCAATTAACAAATTCATTGGGTCAAAATATTGAAATATCCACAAGGAATATCTCTGATCGAATGATTGAAATTAAAACAGATCAACAGCTTCCGTCCGGAATGTATTTGCTTTCAGCTTTGAGTACAAATGGAATGGTATCAATGAGTGTGATTAAGAAATAG
- a CDS encoding UDP-3-O-(3-hydroxymyristoyl)glucosamine N-acyltransferase, which produces MQLAKPIPVQSLAEEFGLQLIGSSDQMIFGINEIHKVCAGDLTFVDAEKYYHRAVHSAATVILINKEFECPEGKTLLVTEHPFDLYNLLVLRHRPERPLIQSIADTAFVHPTAIIEPGVVIGHYAVIGAGSLIQANAYIGEYSVIGKEVRIQAGAIIGSDAFYYKKTKDGFVKWRSGGRTVIMDHVEIGAGSTINKGVSGDTIVGEGTKIDCQVHLGHGVVVGKHCLFAAQVGIGGKTIIGDHVTLYGQVGVAQNLHIANHVTVLATSGVSKDLEEGKTYFGAPAEEIGVKYRELAALRGLPGFMKSKK; this is translated from the coding sequence ATGCAATTAGCAAAACCCATTCCCGTCCAATCCCTCGCAGAAGAATTTGGATTACAGCTGATCGGATCATCGGATCAGATGATCTTTGGGATCAATGAGATTCACAAAGTCTGCGCCGGTGATTTGACCTTTGTCGATGCAGAAAAATACTACCACCGTGCGGTGCATTCTGCAGCCACAGTGATTTTGATCAACAAGGAGTTTGAATGCCCCGAAGGAAAAACCCTGCTGGTCACAGAGCATCCGTTTGATTTGTACAACCTTCTTGTCCTGAGACACCGACCTGAGAGACCATTGATACAATCCATCGCGGATACCGCTTTTGTGCACCCAACTGCCATCATCGAGCCCGGGGTGGTCATAGGACATTATGCAGTAATTGGAGCAGGATCATTGATACAGGCCAACGCTTATATTGGAGAATATTCTGTCATCGGCAAAGAGGTGAGGATACAGGCTGGAGCTATCATTGGTTCTGATGCATTTTATTACAAGAAGACGAAAGACGGATTTGTCAAATGGCGAAGTGGCGGTCGCACGGTAATCATGGACCATGTAGAAATCGGAGCAGGCAGTACCATCAACAAAGGAGTTTCCGGAGACACCATCGTGGGTGAAGGAACCAAGATCGATTGTCAGGTGCATCTTGGGCATGGTGTCGTCGTTGGAAAACATTGTTTGTTTGCCGCGCAGGTCGGCATAGGAGGTAAAACCATCATTGGAGATCATGTGACCCTGTATGGTCAGGTCGGAGTGGCGCAAAACCTTCACATTGCCAACCATGTTACTGTGTTAGCTACATCCGGAGTTTCCAAAGATCTGGAAGAAGGCAAAACCTACTTTGGCGCTCCTGCAGAAGAAATCGGTGTAAAATACCGAGAGCTTGCTGCTTTAAGAGGTTTACCGGGATTTATGAAATCTAAAAAATAA
- a CDS encoding amidohydrolase family protein: MKGMINCHTHLFNEYHVPEDLLKLYVKWIPNFLLPSVGSILDHPLGNRALNLFSYFGTDSIKRYINFIKFGYGMTVRQQFEILRSAYPPKTRFVVLMQDFKFVSNAKAKVSYDDFVKEILELKHQFPTEILPFYFMEPRNYDFLTDPNEIYQLLQEKFASGCFLGLKMYPAEGYFPWDFRLRPFYQFAIDNKLPIMTHCSIGGSRYVKQTTEIDRNPLDLNGQHRKINLPSLAWLNVRKDYTGRARCFSDPDNYIEVLKEFKDLKICLAHSGSNEEINLEIDRRNGKNKDKRNWYQKCLELVDNNSNVYMDVSYSLYDEHFIKELIKSDFDSNIHSHRSNRLLFGTDFYMTYTEVGAGEKDLPKVERSLREKMSQHLSPNLFDKMAYQNAETWMKSSIYK; the protein is encoded by the coding sequence ATGAAAGGAATGATCAATTGCCATACCCACCTTTTCAATGAATATCATGTACCGGAAGATTTACTCAAGCTGTATGTAAAATGGATTCCAAATTTTCTATTGCCTTCTGTTGGAAGTATCTTGGATCATCCATTGGGAAACCGCGCCCTCAATTTGTTTTCATATTTCGGTACTGACTCTATCAAAAGATACATTAATTTTATTAAGTTTGGTTATGGAATGACGGTTAGACAGCAATTTGAAATCTTGCGCTCTGCCTATCCACCCAAGACTCGGTTTGTAGTTCTTATGCAAGATTTTAAATTTGTAAGCAATGCAAAGGCTAAGGTTAGTTATGATGATTTTGTCAAAGAAATCCTAGAACTCAAACATCAATTTCCAACTGAGATTTTACCATTTTATTTCATGGAGCCTAGAAATTATGATTTTTTAACGGATCCAAATGAAATCTACCAATTACTGCAAGAAAAGTTTGCATCAGGTTGTTTCCTTGGTTTGAAAATGTATCCCGCTGAGGGTTATTTTCCTTGGGATTTCAGACTTAGACCCTTCTACCAATTTGCAATTGATAATAAGTTGCCAATCATGACGCATTGTTCCATTGGGGGATCAAGATATGTCAAACAAACTACTGAAATTGATAGGAATCCTCTTGATCTGAATGGTCAACACAGAAAGATTAACCTGCCCAGTTTAGCTTGGTTGAATGTCAGAAAGGACTACACCGGAAGAGCAAGATGCTTTAGTGATCCGGATAATTATATAGAAGTATTGAAAGAATTTAAGGATTTGAAAATTTGTCTGGCTCATTCAGGATCCAATGAAGAGATCAACCTTGAAATTGATCGCAGGAATGGAAAAAACAAAGACAAAAGAAATTGGTACCAAAAATGTCTTGAGCTTGTAGACAATAATTCAAATGTTTATATGGATGTTTCTTACTCGTTGTACGATGAGCATTTTATAAAAGAATTAATTAAATCAGACTTTGATAGTAACATACATTCTCACAGATCCAACAGACTATTATTTGGTACTGATTTTTATATGACTTACACAGAGGTGGGTGCTGGAGAAAAAGACCTGCCTAAAGTGGAGAGAAGCTTGCGTGAAAAAATGAGCCAACATTTATCACCAAATTTATTTGATAAAATGGCATACCAGAATGCTGAAACGTGGATGAAGTCAAGTATTTATAAATAG